In Lodderomyces elongisporus chromosome 1, complete sequence, a genomic segment contains:
- the TEF1_1 gene encoding translation elongation factor EF-1 alpha: MGKEKTHVNVVVIGHVDSGKSTTTGHLIYKCGGIDKRTIEKFEKEAAELGKGSFKYAWVLDKLKAERERGITIDIALWKFETPKYHVTVIDAPGHRDFIKNMITGTSQADCAILIIAGGTGEFEAGISKDGQTREHALLAYTLGVKQLIVAVNKMDSVKWDKNRFEEIIKETSNFVKKVGYNPKTVPFVPISGWNGDNMIEASTNCPWYKGWEKETKSGKVTGKTLLEAIDAIEPPTRPTDKPLRLPLQDVYKIGGIGTVPVGRVETGIIKAGMVVTFAPAGVTTEVKSVEMHHEQLAEGVPGDNVGFNVKNVSVKEIRRGNVCGDSKNDPPKGAESFNAQVIVLNHPGQISSGYSPVLDCHTAHIACKFDTLIEKIDRRTGKKLEEEPKFIKSGDAAIVKMVPTKPMCVEAFTDYPPLGRFAVRDMRQTVAVGVIKSVEKSDKAGKVTKAAQKAAKK; encoded by the coding sequence ATgggtaaagaaaagactCACGTTAACGTCGTCGTCATTGGTCACGTCGATTCAGGTAAATCAACCACCACCGGTCACTTGATCTACAAGTGTGGTGGTATTGACAAGAGAACCATTGAAAAGTTCGAGAAAGAAGCTGCTGAATTGGGTAAAGGTTCTTTCAAGTACGCTTGGGTCTTGGACAAATTGAAGGctgagagagaaagaggtaTCACCATTGATATCGCTTTGTGGAAATTCGAAACTCCAAAATACCACGTTACCGTTATTGATGCTCCAGGTCACAGAGATTTCATCAAGAACATGATTACTGGTACTTCTCAAGCTGACTGTGCTATCTTGATTATTGCTGGTGGTACTGGTGAGTTCGAAGCTGGTATCTCTAAGGATGGTCAAACCAGAGAACACGCTTTGTTGGCTTACACCTTGGGTGTTAAGCAATTGATTGTTGCTGTCAACAAGATGGACTCTGTCAAATGGGACAAGAACAGATTTGAGGAAATTATCAAGGAAACCTCTAACTTCGTCAAGAAGGTTGGTTACAACCCAAAGACTGTTCCATTCGTCCCAATCTCAGGTTGGAACGGTGACAACATGATTGAAGCTTCTACCAACTGTCCATGGTACAAGGGTTGGGAAAAGGAAACCAAGTCCGGTAAGGTTACTGGTAAGACTTTGTTGGAAGCCATTGACGCTATTGAGCCACCAACCAGACCAACTGACAAGCCATTGAGATTGCCATTGCAAGATGTTTACAAGATTGGTGGTATCGGAACTGTGCCAGTCGGTAGAGTTGAAACCGGTATCATCAAGGCTGGTATGGTTGTCACCTTTGCCCCAGCTGGTGTCACCACTGAAGTCAAGTCCGTCGAAATGCACCACGAACAATTGGCTGAAGGTGTCCCAGGTGACAATGTTGGTTTCAACGTTAAGAACGTTTCCGTTAAGGAAATCAGAAGAGGTAACGTCTGTGGTGACTCCAAGAACGACCCACCAAAGGGTGCTGAATCTTTCAACGCTCAAGTCATTGTCTTGAACCACCCAGGTCAAATCTCATCTGGTTACTCCCCAGTCTTGGACTGTCACACTGCTCACATTGCTTGTAAATTCGACACCTTGATTGAGAAGATTGACAGAAGAACCGGTAAGAAATTGGAAGAAGAACCAAAATTCATCAAGTCCGGTGATGCTGCTATCGTCAAGATGGTCCCAACCAAGCCAATGTGTGTTGAGGCTTTCACTGACTACCCACCATTGGGAAGATTCGCTGTCAGAGACATGAGACAAACTGTCGCTGTCGGTGTCATCAAGTCTGTTGAAAAATCCGACAAGGCTGGTAAGGTCACCAAGGCTGCTCAAAAGGCTGCTAAGAAATAA